A single region of the Planctomycetota bacterium genome encodes:
- a CDS encoding phosphate propanoyltransferase, translated as MSIVATPLDRTQIESIVRQIVLARAGAKATEPNLVVSVSARHCHLTDEHVEILFGAGHKLTPHKNLFQDGFYAAEETVMVVGPSKRRMLPSVRVLGPTRPASQVELAFTDSISLGIDIPVRASGKIDGTPGCILVGPKGVVELKQGLIRAERHVHMSLKDADYYGVKNGGRMKLRIESTCTTVYEDLLVRADATSKLEVHIDTDEGNATDLDHATRVELIK; from the coding sequence ATGAGCATTGTCGCCACGCCGCTTGATCGGACCCAAATCGAATCGATCGTCCGCCAGATTGTGTTGGCCCGCGCTGGCGCGAAGGCCACCGAGCCGAACCTGGTGGTCAGCGTTTCGGCCCGGCATTGCCATCTGACCGACGAGCACGTCGAGATCCTGTTTGGCGCGGGACACAAGCTGACGCCGCACAAGAACCTGTTTCAAGACGGCTTTTACGCCGCCGAGGAAACGGTGATGGTCGTGGGCCCCAGCAAACGGCGGATGTTGCCGTCGGTTCGCGTCCTCGGTCCCACGCGCCCGGCCAGCCAGGTCGAATTGGCGTTCACCGACAGCATTAGCCTGGGCATCGACATTCCGGTTCGCGCCAGCGGCAAGATCGACGGCACGCCCGGTTGCATCCTGGTCGGGCCGAAAGGCGTCGTCGAGTTGAAACAGGGATTGATCCGCGCCGAACGGCACGTCCACATGAGCCTGAAGGACGCCGACTACTACGGCGTCAAGAACGGCGGGCGGATGAAGCTGCGGATCGAATCGACCTGCACCACGGTCTATGAAGATTTGCTCGTGCGGGCCGACGCGACCAGCAAGCTGGAAGTGCATATCGACACCGACGAGGGGAACGCCACCGATCTGGATCACGCCACGCGGGTCGAATTGATCAAGTAA
- a CDS encoding DeoR/GlpR transcriptional regulator produces the protein MSGESRRSRLLELIRRTGFASLPNLVDELQVSESTVRRDLEALEEQGAARRTHGGVFYTGTSPRLPHFEERQPAQWDKKHAISQRAAELVEDGDSVLLDGGSTTYEVARLLCDRRLQIVTNSLPVANLFATNPSADLVLVGGYVYPRTGVSLGPHANSMLAAVSVRRTILSVAGINDRGFFNSNLLLVETEQAMMRAADEVIVVADSTKFGHQSLAHLCALNAVDVLVVDSGISPAWRKKIEAAGVRVLVAETPPAAVEVATSKANSN, from the coding sequence ATGTCGGGCGAGTCCAGACGCAGCCGATTGTTGGAACTTATTCGGCGCACAGGGTTTGCATCGTTGCCGAACCTGGTAGACGAGCTGCAAGTCTCTGAATCGACCGTCCGGCGCGATTTGGAAGCCCTCGAGGAGCAAGGGGCGGCCCGACGCACCCACGGCGGCGTTTTTTACACCGGAACGTCGCCGCGGCTTCCGCATTTTGAAGAACGGCAACCAGCGCAATGGGACAAGAAGCACGCCATCAGCCAGCGCGCGGCCGAACTGGTCGAGGACGGCGACAGTGTGCTCCTGGACGGCGGCAGCACGACGTACGAAGTGGCGAGGCTGCTCTGCGATCGTCGCCTGCAAATAGTCACCAACTCGCTGCCGGTGGCGAATCTGTTTGCCACCAATCCAAGCGCCGACCTGGTCTTGGTCGGCGGCTATGTCTATCCGCGAACCGGCGTCTCGCTGGGACCGCACGCCAACAGCATGCTCGCGGCCGTCAGTGTGCGGCGCACGATTCTCAGTGTGGCCGGCATCAACGATCGGGGCTTCTTCAACAGCAACCTGCTGCTGGTCGAAACCGAGCAGGCGATGATGCGCGCCGCCGACGAAGTGATCGTCGTGGCCGACAGCACCAAGTTCGGGCATCAAAGCCTGGCCCATCTGTGTGCGCTGAATGCCGTGGACGTGCTGGTGGTCGACTCGGGCATCAGCCCCGCCTGGCGCAAGAAAATCGAAGCCGCGGGAGTTCGTGTGCTGGTGGCCGAGACACCGCCAGCCGCCGTTGAAGTCGCCACGTCGAAAGCCAATTCAAACTAA
- a CDS encoding GNAT family N-acetyltransferase, translating into MVDPEWQRHGIGRALVTAALQVAWDDGQRTIMLETHRAWLAALRLYESLGFDEVGGQKRAGPGRM; encoded by the coding sequence ATGGTTGATCCCGAATGGCAACGACACGGTATTGGCCGTGCGCTCGTGACTGCGGCGCTACAGGTCGCTTGGGACGACGGGCAGCGGACGATCATGCTCGAGACGCATCGCGCCTGGTTGGCGGCGTTGCGACTCTACGAGTCGCTTGGGTTTGATGAGGTAGGGGGGCAGAAGCGCGCGGGGCCAGGGAGGATGTAA
- the purN gene encoding phosphoribosylglycinamide formyltransferase, whose product MSPPTLPTELLRMVVLISGGGTTLKNLNEQIAAGRLKARVDLVISSTPTARGLQHAVAVGAPSQVFGAGDYATPEAYSDAVFAAIRAVNPHVVVMAGFLKFVPIPDDFFGRVINIHPGLIPAFCGLGMYGHHVHQAVLDYGAKISGCTVHFVDNQYDHGPIILQHVVPVVEGDTADTLAARVFEAECEAYPEALRLLAAGRLRVDGRVVRVAP is encoded by the coding sequence ATGAGCCCGCCCACCTTGCCGACCGAACTGTTGCGGATGGTGGTGCTGATTTCCGGCGGCGGCACGACGCTCAAGAATCTTAATGAGCAAATCGCCGCCGGGCGATTGAAGGCCCGCGTCGATCTGGTCATCAGCAGCACGCCCACCGCCCGTGGGTTGCAACATGCTGTGGCCGTCGGCGCGCCGAGCCAGGTCTTCGGTGCCGGCGATTACGCCACGCCCGAGGCGTACAGCGACGCCGTGTTCGCCGCGATCCGGGCCGTGAACCCGCACGTGGTCGTGATGGCCGGGTTCCTGAAATTCGTGCCGATTCCCGACGATTTCTTCGGCCGTGTGATCAACATTCACCCGGGCCTGATCCCGGCTTTTTGCGGCCTGGGTATGTACGGCCATCACGTCCATCAGGCGGTGCTCGACTACGGCGCGAAGATCTCCGGCTGCACGGTCCACTTTGTCGATAACCAGTACGATCACGGGCCGATCATCTTGCAGCACGTCGTGCCGGTCGTTGAAGGAGACACGGCCGATACGCTGGCCGCGCGGGTCTTTGAAGCCGAGTGCGAAGCCTATCCCGAGGCGCTGCGGCTGCTGGCCGCCGGGCGGTTGCGGGTTGATGGCAGAGTCGTTCGCGTCGCTCCTTGA
- a CDS encoding isoleucine--tRNA ligase: MAFEPVAGSVSFPKLEEHIGRFWLDRDIYRKSLAKDSPRGPFIFFEGPPTANGMPHPGHCLTRAIKDLFPRYRTMRGYRCERKAGWDTHGLPVEVEVCKGLGIHSKEEIEAYGVERFIQLCQKSVWRYMQEWERLTRRIGFWVDLDAAYVTYHQSYIESVWWSLKELFDRGLLYQGHKIVWWWAQGGTALSSGEVGQGYREVADPSVYVRFPIVADERAKQLGLDGNTSLLVWTTTPWTLPSNQFAAVNPRIFYALIEELDGRKTIVASSQDIISDLANKAKISNPHVVKQFRGEELIGLRYAPPFDCYYAKLGSATGRFRDDVAGVRTRELFYSNFYYLCGDKEVQLADLMAASSDYVGWRVIPGEFVTTDTGTGIVHVAPAFGEVDYDALQRQKALFESPDTPPLICCVGPDGKFTDEAPEYVRGRWVKECDRDITRDLKARGLLLHQEQYLHEYPFCWRAEEDALIQYPRRSWFIKTSEFKDAMLANNARINWLPEHIRDGRFGNFLATNVDWALSRERYWGTPLPIWVCDQTGKMESVASYEELLKKPGARGADVWEAAKKTNPELPDDLRVHKPYIDQITYDSPFAKGARMQRVTEVIDCWYDSGAMPFAQWGYRGERADAAAKKFNSQFPADFISEAIDQTRGWFYSQLAISTLLFGEHQQSVQNRDYPHPFKNCIVLGLMLAEWWESKDGKQVFLTEEDAQHACGTGGFAQKVGKMSKSKRNYREPSEIFDRYGADALRWYFYANQPPWTSIRYVEQAIKDSVPEFLLRLWNVYSFFVIYADIDGFDPAAELKGPVGDLGPEVLARGKSYRPVSQRGELDRWIISELHRTTSDVIERMDAYDNYAACQRITALVDALSNWYVRRSRDRFWSSNKRDRDKLDAYWTLYECLLTTAKLVAPFVPFLAETLWQNLAGAGTGGKSGGATESVHLAAFPEPQTELIDRRLSSEMEVVREIVSLGRSARTAAKLKVRQPLDKVEIVLADPAHAEWLAGHTSLVREELNVKQVEFAANADQYVTYTVLPDLKRLGPRLGKQLPQLKQALGTADAAKLLAEMQSNGHVKFALPGGEVTLDAADLQVRLQAKSGWAAAQGASAVVVLATELTPELVVEGWARELIHAIQSVRKDMNCNYTDRIEVSIVGATGDVAQAIKDFGKTICSETLGAALHELPVSGVEAVSVSLAGHDLKLFVKVVGS, translated from the coding sequence ATGGCGTTTGAACCGGTCGCAGGCTCGGTCAGTTTTCCCAAGCTCGAAGAGCACATCGGCCGGTTCTGGCTCGACCGCGACATCTATCGCAAGTCGCTGGCCAAGGACTCGCCCCGCGGCCCCTTCATTTTCTTCGAAGGCCCCCCCACGGCCAACGGCATGCCCCACCCCGGGCACTGTCTGACTCGCGCGATCAAGGATCTGTTTCCTCGCTACCGGACCATGCGCGGCTATCGCTGCGAGCGGAAGGCCGGCTGGGACACGCACGGGCTGCCCGTCGAGGTTGAAGTTTGCAAAGGGCTGGGCATCCACTCGAAGGAAGAGATCGAAGCCTACGGCGTCGAGCGGTTCATCCAACTGTGCCAGAAGAGCGTCTGGCGCTACATGCAAGAGTGGGAACGGCTGACGCGGCGGATTGGCTTTTGGGTCGATCTGGATGCCGCCTATGTGACCTATCACCAAAGCTACATCGAAAGCGTCTGGTGGTCGCTCAAAGAGTTGTTCGACCGCGGGCTGTTGTACCAGGGACACAAGATTGTCTGGTGGTGGGCGCAAGGTGGCACGGCCCTCAGCTCGGGCGAAGTTGGCCAGGGTTATCGCGAAGTGGCCGACCCGAGCGTGTACGTTCGCTTTCCGATCGTAGCCGACGAGCGAGCCAAGCAACTCGGCCTCGACGGCAACACCAGCCTGCTGGTCTGGACGACGACACCATGGACGCTGCCCAGTAACCAGTTCGCGGCGGTGAATCCGAGAATCTTCTACGCGCTGATCGAGGAATTGGATGGACGGAAGACGATCGTTGCATCGAGCCAGGATATAATCAGTGACTTGGCGAACAAAGCAAAAATTTCCAATCCTCACGTCGTAAAGCAATTCCGTGGTGAAGAACTTATCGGATTGCGATATGCGCCACCTTTCGATTGCTATTATGCAAAACTCGGTTCGGCTACAGGCCGGTTCCGGGATGACGTGGCGGGTGTCAGAACGCGCGAGTTGTTCTATTCAAACTTCTACTACTTGTGCGGTGACAAAGAGGTCCAATTGGCGGACCTGATGGCTGCCTCCAGTGATTACGTTGGCTGGCGGGTAATCCCAGGTGAATTTGTGACGACCGACACTGGGACAGGAATAGTGCATGTTGCGCCTGCATTCGGCGAGGTCGACTACGACGCCTTGCAGCGTCAAAAAGCTCTCTTTGAAAGTCCAGATACGCCACCGCTGATTTGCTGTGTCGGCCCGGATGGCAAGTTCACCGACGAAGCGCCCGAATACGTTCGCGGACGTTGGGTCAAGGAGTGCGATCGCGACATCACCCGCGATCTCAAGGCTCGCGGCTTGCTGCTGCACCAGGAGCAATACCTGCACGAGTATCCGTTCTGCTGGCGGGCTGAAGAGGACGCGCTGATTCAATATCCGCGTCGCAGTTGGTTCATCAAAACCAGCGAGTTCAAGGATGCCATGCTGGCGAACAACGCCCGCATCAACTGGCTGCCCGAACATATCCGTGACGGTCGCTTTGGCAACTTTCTGGCCACGAACGTCGACTGGGCTTTGTCGCGCGAGCGTTACTGGGGGACGCCGCTGCCGATTTGGGTCTGTGACCAGACCGGCAAGATGGAATCGGTGGCCAGCTATGAAGAGCTGTTGAAGAAGCCCGGCGCTCGCGGCGCCGACGTCTGGGAAGCTGCCAAGAAAACGAACCCCGAGCTGCCCGATGACTTGCGGGTTCACAAACCGTACATCGATCAGATCACGTACGACTCGCCGTTCGCCAAGGGGGCGCGGATGCAGCGCGTGACCGAGGTGATCGACTGCTGGTACGACTCGGGGGCGATGCCGTTTGCCCAGTGGGGTTACCGCGGCGAACGGGCCGATGCGGCCGCCAAAAAGTTCAACAGCCAGTTCCCCGCCGACTTTATCAGCGAAGCGATCGACCAGACCCGCGGTTGGTTCTACAGCCAACTGGCAATCAGCACGTTGCTGTTCGGCGAGCATCAGCAGTCGGTCCAAAATCGCGACTACCCGCACCCGTTCAAGAACTGCATCGTGCTGGGACTGATGCTGGCCGAATGGTGGGAGTCGAAGGACGGCAAGCAAGTCTTCCTGACCGAAGAGGACGCGCAGCATGCCTGCGGCACCGGCGGCTTTGCGCAAAAAGTCGGCAAGATGTCGAAGAGCAAGCGGAACTACCGCGAGCCGTCCGAAATCTTCGACCGCTACGGCGCCGACGCGCTGCGTTGGTACTTCTATGCCAATCAGCCGCCGTGGACCAGCATTCGCTACGTCGAGCAGGCCATCAAGGATAGCGTGCCCGAGTTCCTGCTGCGGCTCTGGAACGTCTATAGCTTCTTCGTGATCTACGCCGACATTGACGGGTTCGACCCGGCCGCCGAGTTGAAGGGCCCAGTCGGCGACCTGGGCCCCGAGGTCTTGGCCCGTGGCAAGTCGTACCGCCCGGTCAGCCAGCGGGGCGAACTCGATCGCTGGATCATCAGCGAGTTGCACCGCACGACCAGCGATGTGATCGAGCGGATGGACGCTTACGACAATTACGCCGCCTGCCAGCGGATCACCGCCCTGGTCGACGCGCTGAGCAACTGGTACGTCCGCCGCAGTCGCGACCGGTTCTGGAGCAGTAACAAGCGCGACCGTGATAAGCTCGATGCGTACTGGACCCTGTACGAATGCTTGTTGACCACGGCAAAACTCGTGGCGCCGTTCGTGCCGTTTTTGGCCGAAACCTTGTGGCAGAATCTGGCCGGCGCGGGCACGGGGGGCAAGAGCGGCGGCGCGACCGAAAGCGTCCATTTGGCCGCCTTCCCGGAGCCGCAGACCGAACTAATCGATCGCCGGCTGTCGAGCGAAATGGAAGTGGTGCGCGAGATCGTCTCGCTGGGCCGCAGCGCTCGCACGGCCGCCAAGTTGAAAGTCCGCCAGCCCTTGGACAAGGTCGAAATCGTGTTGGCCGATCCGGCGCATGCCGAGTGGCTGGCCGGGCATACGTCGCTGGTACGCGAGGAGCTAAACGTCAAGCAGGTCGAGTTCGCCGCCAACGCCGATCAATACGTCACCTACACGGTGCTGCCTGATCTGAAACGTCTGGGCCCCCGGCTGGGCAAGCAACTGCCTCAATTGAAGCAAGCCCTCGGCACGGCCGACGCGGCCAAGCTGTTAGCGGAAATGCAGAGCAATGGCCACGTGAAGTTCGCGCTCCCCGGTGGCGAAGTAACGCTCGATGCGGCCGACTTGCAGGTGCGATTACAGGCCAAGTCTGGCTGGGCGGCGGCGCAAGGGGCCTCGGCCGTGGTCGTGCTGGCCACCGAGTTGACGCCTGAACTGGTGGTTGAAGGCTGGGCTCGCGAACTGATCCACGCCATTCAAAGCGTCCGCAAGGACATGAACTGCAATTACACTGACCGGATCGAGGTGAGCATCGTCGGCGCGACCGGCGACGTGGCCCAGGCGATCAAGGATTTCGGCAAGACGATCTGCAGCGAGACGCTCGGCGCCGCGCTGCACGAGTTGCCCGTGTCGGGCGTCGAGGCGGTGAGCGTCTCGCTCGCTGGTCACGACTTGAAGCTATTCGTCAAGGTGGTGGGGTCATGA
- a CDS encoding purine-nucleoside phosphorylase — translation MLHLHDQIQAAAQHIRGQWRETPRAGIILGTGLGGLAAEITDAVKIDYGSIPHFLKSTAVSHAGQLVCGRLAGVPVVAMEGRFHAYEGYSYQQITLPVRVMKALGAELLIVSNACGGLNPQFRAGDIMVIDDHINLMGGNPLVGINDDRLGPRFPDMCRPYEPALIDEALSIARQANFACHRGVFVAVLGPNLETRAEYRFLRQIGADAVGMSTVPEVLVAVHAGLRVLGLSAVTDLCLPDALEPVAIETILAHAAVAGPKLRAIVLGVLKAETARRKT, via the coding sequence ATGCTTCACCTGCACGATCAAATCCAAGCCGCCGCTCAGCACATCCGCGGCCAGTGGCGCGAGACGCCACGCGCTGGCATCATCTTGGGGACTGGCCTCGGCGGCCTGGCGGCCGAGATTACCGACGCGGTGAAGATCGACTACGGCTCGATTCCCCACTTCCTGAAGTCCACCGCCGTCAGCCACGCGGGACAGTTGGTCTGTGGCCGGCTGGCGGGTGTGCCGGTCGTGGCCATGGAAGGACGCTTTCACGCCTACGAAGGATACTCGTACCAGCAGATCACGCTGCCGGTTCGGGTGATGAAGGCACTAGGGGCCGAACTGCTGATCGTGTCGAACGCTTGTGGAGGATTGAATCCTCAGTTCCGCGCCGGCGACATCATGGTCATCGACGACCATATCAACTTGATGGGTGGCAACCCGCTGGTTGGCATCAACGATGACCGGCTGGGACCGCGCTTTCCCGACATGTGTCGACCCTACGAGCCGGCGTTGATCGACGAGGCCTTGTCCATCGCGCGGCAGGCGAATTTTGCCTGCCATCGGGGCGTGTTCGTGGCGGTGCTGGGGCCAAACTTGGAAACCCGGGCCGAGTATCGCTTCTTGCGCCAGATTGGCGCCGACGCGGTCGGTATGTCGACCGTGCCCGAGGTGCTGGTGGCGGTTCACGCGGGCCTGCGCGTGTTGGGGCTGTCGGCGGTGACCGATCTGTGCCTGCCCGACGCGCTGGAGCCAGTGGCGATCGAAACCATCCTGGCCCACGCGGCCGTGGCAGGACCGAAACTCCGCGCGATCGTCCTGGGCGTGCTCAAAGCCGAAACCGCTCGGCGGAAGACTTAG